GCATATTGTGTTTATCGGGTGAAGAATGACCCGAAAACTGCATCTGGAAGCAAGGCACAAAACAGAGATTGAACGCCTTATAAAGCATCATCTTCCCGATGTTGAGGTTTGGGCTTATGGAAGCAGGACAAACGGCGGAAGCCATGAGGGGAGCGATTTGAATCTGGTTTTGAGAACTCATGACTTGGCCCCTGTGAACTACAAGTCCTACTTAGCCCTCAAAGAGACCCTGACGGCATCCTCCATTCCCATTTTGGTTGAGATACGCGACTGGGCGTATCTGCCTGAAAGTTTTCACGGCGAGATTGAGAAAGGGCATATTGTGTTTATCGGTGAAGGTTGACAATATACCAATTTATGGGATACTGCGGATATGAGTTCTGAATTGAAAATTCGCCATGATGTGGCCGAGGTGACTATAACACTCCGCGAAAAGGTGGATTCCGCCCGGTTGAAGGAAATGCTTATGTCCACCTTGGATGAATACCAGAATGAAACATTGATCCCTGCGTCTGTAGT
The Candidatus Dadabacteria bacterium DNA segment above includes these coding regions:
- a CDS encoding nucleotidyltransferase domain-containing protein, with product MTRKLHLEARHKTEIERLIKHHLPDVEVWAYGSRTNGGSHEGSDLNLVLRTHDLAPVNYKSYLALKETLTASSIPILVEIRDWAYLPESFHGEIEKGHIVFIGEG